One genomic segment of Mycolicibacterium chubuense NBB4 includes these proteins:
- a CDS encoding oxygenase MpaB family protein, with amino-acid sequence MTQDTSAACPATSASGADEAVVAAGCPVTSGGYDAPPAPLGPDSLTWKYFGQWTGMLQGPWAGSMQNMHPQLGAAVQHHSIFFLERMPRLFRSVYPIGGVVFDGDRAPKTGAQVRDYHIGIKGVDDQGRRYSALNPDVFYWAHATFFKSTLLAAEWVGGGLTEAQKRQLFDEHVTWYRMYGMSMRPVPKSWEEFCQYWDHMCHNVLENNWAAREVLDLSSMPKHPSLEWMPGWLWRLNVMAMQRFFNFTTVGLFDPPVRELMGYTWSPRQERLHRLFGQAVYRITKVLPTRMTMHPRKRSAWDRAHGRLPVDAPLVETPARNLPPVAYRDDPHYYSPKV; translated from the coding sequence GTGACTCAAGATACGTCCGCGGCATGCCCGGCGACCAGCGCTTCCGGCGCCGATGAGGCGGTGGTGGCGGCCGGCTGCCCGGTGACCTCCGGCGGTTACGACGCGCCGCCCGCACCGCTCGGTCCGGACTCGCTGACCTGGAAGTACTTCGGGCAGTGGACCGGAATGCTGCAGGGCCCGTGGGCCGGCTCGATGCAGAACATGCATCCGCAGCTGGGCGCTGCCGTCCAGCACCACTCGATCTTCTTCCTGGAGCGGATGCCGCGGCTGTTCCGCTCCGTCTATCCGATCGGGGGCGTGGTGTTCGACGGCGACCGGGCGCCCAAGACCGGGGCCCAGGTGCGCGACTACCACATCGGGATCAAGGGAGTCGACGATCAGGGTCGCCGGTACAGCGCACTGAACCCGGACGTCTTCTACTGGGCACACGCGACGTTCTTCAAGTCGACGCTGCTGGCCGCCGAGTGGGTGGGCGGCGGTCTCACCGAGGCGCAGAAACGCCAACTCTTCGACGAACACGTCACGTGGTACCGGATGTACGGGATGAGCATGCGGCCGGTCCCCAAGAGCTGGGAGGAGTTCTGCCAGTACTGGGACCACATGTGCCACAACGTGCTGGAGAACAACTGGGCCGCGCGTGAGGTGCTCGACCTGTCGTCGATGCCCAAGCACCCATCGCTGGAGTGGATGCCCGGCTGGCTCTGGCGGCTCAACGTGATGGCGATGCAGCGGTTCTTCAACTTCACCACCGTCGGGCTGTTCGACCCGCCGGTCCGAGAGCTCATGGGCTACACCTGGTCGCCGCGCCAGGAGAGGCTGCACCGGCTCTTCGGTCAGGCGGTGTATCGCATCACCAAGGTGCTGCCCACGCGGATGACGATGCATCCCCGCAAGCGTTCAGCCTGGGACCGGGCGCACGGCCGGCTTCCCGTGGACGCGCCCTTGGTGGAGACCCCGGCGCGCAATCTGCCGCCGGTGGCCTACCGCGATGATCCGCACTACTACAGCCCCAAGGTCTGA
- a CDS encoding TetR/AcrR family transcriptional regulator: protein MPSGQRRGRWSGVPLQDRQARRRDELITAGIGLLGSPGGPSLTVRAVCRAAGLTERYFYESFTDRDDYVGAVYDEVCTAAMSTLMDSASMRDAVERFVALMIDDPARGRVLLLAPEAEPVLARSGARWMPNFIELLQRNLTRITDPTSQAMVATGLIGALTALFTAYLDGRLTASREQFIDHCAELLLSRAADGIAPPTCG from the coding sequence GTGCCGTCGGGTCAACGACGCGGCAGATGGTCGGGCGTTCCGCTGCAGGATCGCCAGGCACGCCGGCGCGACGAACTGATCACCGCGGGCATCGGCCTGCTCGGCAGTCCCGGAGGTCCGTCGCTCACGGTGCGCGCGGTGTGCCGGGCGGCCGGCCTGACCGAGCGCTACTTCTACGAGAGCTTCACCGACCGGGACGACTACGTCGGAGCCGTCTACGACGAGGTCTGCACGGCGGCGATGTCGACTCTGATGGATTCGGCGAGCATGCGCGATGCGGTCGAACGGTTCGTCGCGCTGATGATCGACGATCCCGCGCGCGGGCGGGTGCTCCTGCTCGCCCCAGAAGCCGAACCGGTGCTGGCCCGCTCCGGGGCGCGCTGGATGCCGAATTTCATCGAGTTGCTGCAGCGCAACCTCACCCGGATCACCGACCCGACCAGTCAGGCGATGGTTGCCACGGGCCTGATCGGGGCACTCACTGCATTGTTCACGGCGTATCTCGACGGCAGGTTGACCGCATCGCGGGAGCAGTTCATCGACCACTGCGCTGAGCTGCTGCTCAGCAGGGCGGCCGACGGGATCGCCCCGCCGACCTGCGGATGA